The following nucleotide sequence is from Deinococcus proteolyticus MRP.
CATAGGGGAGCACGGTAAAGCCTTCGCCCACCAGTTCCTCGGCGGCCCGCAGCGTGCCGATGGGGTCGGGCAGCAGGTAGCGGGCATCGGGAATCACTTCCAGCTTGACCCAGTTCGTGCCGGTAGTGGCCCGCGCCAGTTTCGCCACCCGCACTGCCTCCGCCGCCGTGCGGCAACCCGCCGTGTTGGGCAGCAGTTGGTAGCGGTTCCAGTCCAGCGCGTCCAGCAGGCCGTCGTGCCCCGCGCTTTTCAGCTCCACCCGCCGAATGGACACGGTGACAATCTCCGCGCCGCTCGCCTCAATGGCCTCGCGCATGACGGTGAAATCAGGGTATTTGCCGGTGCCGAGCATCAGACGGCTGGAAAAGGGCTTGCCGGCAATGATGAGGGGGTCGTTGTGCATTTTCGTTCCTTTCAGGAGGTGAATTGTCAAAGGGTCTAAGGGTCGAAAGGTCCAAGGGGACAGTCTTCGACCCTTGGACTTTCAGACTT
It contains:
- a CDS encoding thiazole synthase; this translates as MHNDPLIIAGKPFSSRLMLGTGKYPDFTVMREAIEASGAEIVTVSIRRVELKSAGHDGLLDALDWNRYQLLPNTAGCRTAAEAVRVAKLARATTGTNWVKLEVIPDARYLLPDPIGTLRAAEELVGEGFTVLPYVQPDAVLARQLEAVGCATVMPLASPIGSGRGLQNAALIATVLDGAGVPIVVDAGLGVPSEAAAALELGADAVLVNTAVAEARDPVAMARAFALGVQAGRAAFLAGRMAKRETSSPSSPEMGVVRLPDPEVPT